A genomic region of Mesobacillus jeotgali contains the following coding sequences:
- a CDS encoding DHH family phosphoesterase — protein sequence MKAQILEAIENYETIIIHRHVRPDPDAYGSQGGLAEILKASYPEKNIFTVGAEEPSLNYLRRLDTISDDTFKGALVIVCDTANAERICDERYRLGEQLVKIDHHPNEDPYGDLQWVETSASSTSEMIYEFYLTFKDKGLKMSDDAARLLYAGIVGDTGRFLYPSTTNKTFAYAGELIHYDFSRTELYDRMYELAPNVVKLNGYILQNFELLENGAAKVVMKRELLDQYSVKPSEASLLVSELGNVKGIKAWVFFIEEEDQIRVRLRSKGPVINTIARNYNGGGHPLAAGASIYSWDDVDKVLGELIQACRE from the coding sequence ATGAAAGCGCAAATACTTGAAGCTATTGAAAATTATGAAACGATCATTATCCATCGCCATGTGAGACCGGATCCCGATGCTTACGGTTCACAGGGAGGACTGGCTGAAATCCTGAAGGCTTCGTATCCTGAAAAGAATATTTTTACTGTTGGAGCAGAGGAGCCATCGCTTAATTATCTGAGAAGGCTTGATACTATCTCTGACGATACTTTTAAAGGAGCTCTAGTCATTGTCTGTGACACGGCGAATGCTGAGCGGATTTGTGATGAGCGTTATCGTTTAGGGGAGCAGCTTGTGAAGATTGACCATCATCCAAATGAAGATCCGTATGGGGACCTGCAATGGGTGGAAACTTCTGCAAGTTCTACCAGTGAGATGATCTATGAGTTTTACCTAACTTTCAAGGATAAGGGCCTGAAAATGTCTGACGACGCAGCCAGATTGCTGTATGCCGGAATTGTTGGCGATACTGGCCGCTTCCTGTATCCAAGCACGACAAATAAAACATTTGCCTACGCGGGGGAATTGATTCACTATGACTTCTCGCGCACCGAGCTTTATGACAGAATGTATGAACTGGCACCGAATGTGGTGAAGTTGAATGGATACATCCTCCAGAACTTTGAACTGCTGGAAAATGGTGCGGCCAAGGTCGTAATGAAACGCGAACTGCTTGATCAATATTCAGTCAAGCCTTCTGAAGCATCATTGCTTGTAAGTGAATTGGGGAACGTCAAGGGGATCAAGGCCTGGGTATTCTTCATTGAGGAAGAAGATCAAATCAGGGTTCGCCTCCGTTCAAAAGGACCTGTGATCAACACCATCGCCAGGAATTACAATGGCGGAGGCCATCCGCTGGCCGCAGGTGCATCCATTTATTCATGGGATGATGTCGACAAAGTCCTTGGTGAACTAATTCAGGCCTGCAGGGAATAA
- a CDS encoding YtpI family protein: protein MPIFVLLIVLSFVFYIFYKIKYVRSKRPAERKWLSAKSSIALGLFVALFGINQLFLFQTTVTYIVGAIFIVIGSLSIWGGIKAYKFYLPHAAKEAQEN, encoded by the coding sequence ATGCCTATTTTTGTACTACTAATCGTTCTTTCATTCGTCTTTTATATCTTTTATAAGATCAAATATGTTCGCAGCAAACGGCCTGCTGAGCGAAAATGGCTGTCAGCCAAGTCCAGCATCGCTTTGGGATTATTCGTCGCACTATTCGGCATTAACCAACTGTTCCTTTTCCAGACTACTGTCACATATATCGTAGGTGCCATATTCATTGTCATTGGTTCATTGAGCATCTGGGGCGGGATTAAAGCGTATAAATTCTACCTTCCT
- a CDS encoding YtrH family sporulation protein, with the protein MNQPFASHLFEAYFIALGVLLGGSLIGGLAAFLTGQPLMTEIARFSSSIRIWAIIAAIGGTFDTVYSFERGLLNGETKDIFKQFLLILTAMGGAQTGALLINWLTQEHV; encoded by the coding sequence ATGAATCAACCATTTGCTTCCCATCTTTTCGAAGCCTATTTTATCGCGCTCGGTGTATTGCTTGGCGGCTCGCTGATTGGCGGATTGGCCGCATTTTTGACAGGACAGCCTTTAATGACGGAAATTGCCCGATTCTCAAGTTCCATCCGGATATGGGCCATTATTGCTGCGATCGGAGGTACCTTTGATACCGTCTACAGCTTTGAACGGGGGCTTTTGAACGGTGAAACAAAGGATATTTTCAAGCAATTCCTTTTGATCCTAACAGCCATGGGCGGTGCGCAGACTGGTGCACTTCTGATCAACTGGCTGACGCAGGAGCATGTATAA
- the ytrI gene encoding sporulation membrane protein YtrI: MRIPPYYRRPEWQRFFSGMAIGAVLSWCVFLYINGVSLEKNAKTIHEQKDEIAELKSDIQIWMDDYAELNKKNQESLTVQEIKVKIVNDQKYKKYLDTLSIYEIEEEIKGQLNMLLAKDLDSVFKSRDLITRVIENKSIKVNDKRYKLKIKSMVIYTSVSIQVEISLD; the protein is encoded by the coding sequence ATGAGAATCCCCCCTTATTACCGCAGGCCGGAATGGCAGAGATTTTTTTCAGGTATGGCTATAGGCGCTGTCTTGAGCTGGTGTGTGTTCCTATATATCAATGGTGTATCCCTGGAAAAAAATGCGAAGACCATACATGAACAAAAAGATGAGATTGCTGAATTAAAAAGTGATATTCAAATCTGGATGGATGATTATGCGGAATTGAATAAAAAAAATCAGGAAAGTCTGACCGTCCAGGAGATTAAAGTGAAGATTGTTAACGACCAAAAATACAAAAAATATCTTGATACACTCAGCATCTATGAGATCGAGGAGGAAATCAAAGGGCAGCTCAACATGCTGCTAGCCAAAGATTTGGATTCGGTTTTTAAAAGCAGGGATTTGATCACCAGAGTGATTGAAAACAAATCGATCAAGGTGAATGACAAGCGCTATAAACTGAAAATCAAGTCAATGGTCATCTATACCTCCGTCAGCATCCAGGTGGAGATTAGCCTTGATTAA